AGGTCGGCGTAGCCGTAGACCGGCCCGGCCCAGACCCCGGCGGCGTTGAACAGCTCCAGCCACTCCGCGGAGGTCCTGGCGGTCAGCCGGTCGCGGGTCTTGGCGAAGATCTCGTCGCGGCGGCTCCAGCTGTCGGTCTCGTCCTCCATGTCGAGGAAGGACGGCTCGCCGATCAGCTCGCCCAGCAGCTTCAGCGGCGGGAAGGCCACGATGATGAAGCCGTCGCTGGTGGCGAAGGCGCCGTAGGGGGCGCGGATGTAGACGTGGGCGTGCGGCTCGGCGGAGCGGGTCTGCGGCTTGCCGCCGACCGTGAAGACCGACAGCTCCTGCATCTGGATCGTCGTGATGGCGTCCAGCATGTTGACCTGGACGAGCTGGCCCTCGCCGGTGCGCTCGCGGTGGAGCAGGGCGGCCAGCACGCCCTCGAAGGCGGTGTAGCCGGTGATCGCGTCCACCAGATACTGGCCGGCGGGGGTCGGGGCCTCGCCCTCGCGGCCCGCCGACAGCATGGCGCCGGACATGCCCTGCAACAGCAGGTCCTGGCCCGGACGCTGGACGTAGGGGCCGGTCTCGCCGTAGCCGGAGATCGACAGGTAGATCAGGCGCGGGTTGATCGCGGAGAGCGATTCATAGTCCACGCCCAGCCGCTTGGCGACGCCGGGCCGGTAGTTCTGGAGGAACACGTCGGCGGTCTTGACCAGCTCCATGAGCAGGGCCTTGCCCTCGGCGTTCTTCAGGTCGACGGCGAGCGAGCGCTTGTTCCGGTTCAGCGACAGGAAGGAGACGTTCACCTTGTTGCCGGTGATGCCGCCCGCCGCGGTGTGGCGCTGCCACTCCCCGGTCACCGGCTCCACCTTCACCACGTCGGCGCCGAGGTCGCCCAGGCGCTGCGCCGCCAGCGGGCCGGCCATGGCGATGGAGCAGTCGAGCACACGGTAACCGCTGAGGATGTTGCGTTTCTTGTCCATGATGTCCGGATCTTGTTGCCGTGGGTCCGCCGGCCATGGCGGAAGGATGGGGCGTAGGGATGGATTCGGTCAGCCGTTGGTCGCCGGAGCTTCGGTGAAGAAGGCGCGGTTCCAGACGGGGCTGATGAGGATTTCGTTGACGCAGACGTGGGGCGGCATCTCGGCCACGAAGCGGATGGTGCGGCCCAGGTCTTCGGGCTGGAGCAGGCGCTCCATCTCCTCCGCCGGGGGCGGGGAGGGGCGCTGGCCCAGCAGGTCGGTCGCCACCTCGCCCGGCATGACCACGCAGGAGCGCAGGCCGTTGCGCCATTCCTCCATGTTCAGGCTGTGGCTCAGCGTCACCAGCGCCTGCTTGGTCGCGTTGTAGCCGGGGCCGCCGAGGACGAGCGCGTGCCGCCCGACCCAGGAGGACACGATGATGACGGTGCCGGACCGGCGCTCCCGCATGGCGGGCAGCACCGCCTGGATGGCGTGCATGGTGCCGTTGAGGTTGACGTCGACCAGCCGCCGCCAGCCCTCCGCCCCGACCGTGCTGAAACTGCGGTTGGGCAGGTTCATCCCGGCGCTGGCGACCAGCGTGTCGATTCGCCCGTGGCGGTCGAGGATCGCCGCCGCCACGCGCCGCACCGCCGCTTCGTCGGCCACGTCGAGGACCGCGGTCTCGGCCTTGCCGCCGGCGCCGCGGATGGACTCCGCCACGCGGTGGAGCGCGTCCTCGCGCCGTCCGGACAGGACGACGGTGGCGCCGCCCTGGGCCAGCGCCCGCGCGCCGGCTTCCCCGATTCCGCTGCCGCCGCCGGTGATCCAGGCGACGCTGTCCGCAAGAACGTTCATGTCTTGCCCGCTTCGTTGCTTGTCTTTGTTGCTTGCCCGCCGGCGGCCGTCGGGCCGCCGCGGTGGTCCTCCCCGCGGCCCCCGGATCGTCCGCCTTCGCGTCCGTTCCGAGTGACCGCTAACGTGACCGGTAACATGATTGGTTGGGGCAATCAAGCATCTTTGATGAGCGTTGGCGTTATCGCTCACGTGACCGCTAACATGAAATGCGGTATGGATTGTGGAAACGGTGCCGCACCCGGCTTGCAACGGCGGGCGCGGCCATGCACAAGAAGGCGGCCGGTCGGTGCCCGAAGGCGGGCCGGCGAAGGCAGGAAAGAGGTCATCCCAGGTGTCGGACGAAGGACAGCTTTCGCTCAGGAAGGCGGAGTCACGGCGGCGCTCCGCGACCCGCGCGGTGACGATGGCCGATGTGGCGCAGGCCGCCGGGGTCTCGACGCAGACGGTGTCGCGCGCGCTCCGCGATCCCCGCAGCGTCGGCCCCGACACGCTCGCCCGCATCGAGGAGGCGGTGCGCGAGACCCGCTACGTGCAGAATTTCGCGGCGAGCCACCTCGCCTCCAACCGCAGCATGACGGTGGCGGCGATCATTCCGACCATTTCCGCCTCGATCTTCGCGGAAACCATCCAGGGCCTGACCGACGTCCTGCTGCCGGAGGGCTATCAGGTCTTCCTCGGCCACACCGACTACATGGCGGGGCGCGAGGAGTCGCTGGTCCGCAGCTTCAGCGGGCGGCGCCCCGACGGCTTCTTCATCATCGGCACCCGCCACACCCAGGAAACCACGGCCCTCCTCAAGCGCACCGGGGTGCCGGTGGTCGAAAGCTGGAGCTGGACGAACCGCCCCGTCGACATGCTGGTCGGCTTCTCCAACCACGCCGCCCTGATGAGCGTGGTCGATCATCTTGTGGGGCGCGGTTACCGCCGGCTGGCCTTCACGGGCGTCATGAAGCCGGGCGACCACCGCGCCAAGGAGCGTCTGAAGGGTTTCCAGGACGCCCACGAGCGTCATTTCCCGGGCGTGACGCCACGCGTCGTCACCGTTACCAGCGGACCGATGGTGATGGCGACCGGCGTGGAACTGCTGAAGCTGGTGCGGGAGCAGCATCCCGACACCGACGCGGTGGTGTTCGTCAGCGACGTGCTCGCCTCCGGGGCCCTGCTGGCCTGCGCCGGCATGGGGATCTCGGTGCCGAAGGATCTGGCCATCACCGGGTTCGGCAACTACGACATCGCCGGGCAATTGACGCCGGGCCTGACCACCATCGCCATCGCCAGCCGCAGGATCGGCACGGAATCCGCCAACCTCCTGCTGCGGCGGATGCAGGGCGGCGAGGTGGAGAACCGCACCCAGGATGTGGGGTTCGAATTGCTGGTGCGGGGCAGCGCCTGATTTAGCCCGGCGCGCCTCATAACCCTCTCTCCCCTGGGGAGAGGGACCTTTGAGGCGCCCGAAATTCCCGTAACGATATCAGGGATATAAAGACGCGCGGGGTCACCGGAACGGTGACGTTGCCCCCTTGCGCGATCCGCGGCCTGATGCTTAGAATGAAAATCATTCGCATTCAGCCGATCAGCGCAGATGTTCGACGTTTTTGAAACGGACAGGGTGCCGGTCGCTAACGCTGCGCCACATATACACCTTTTGGTAGAGGAACTGGCATAATGTCTCAATCTTGCGGCAAGGACGCCCTGCGCCTGACCGCCCGCCGCCGCGGTGCCGCGCATGACGTCTTCGCACCGGGTCTGCGCCCGGTCGCCATGGCCGTTTGTTTTGCCAGCGCCGTTCTTGCGGGCGGCCTTCCCTTCGCCCCAGCCGCGCAGGCCCAGACGGCGGCGGCGCGCACGATCGACGCCAACGTGCCGCCGGGTCCGCTGGACGCCGCGCTGCGCAGCTTCGCCGCCCAGGCCGGGGTGAGCGTCGCCGTGGACCCGGCGCAGGTCCGGGGCAAGACCTCCCAGGGGCTGCGAGGAACGACGACGGTCGAGGACGGCTTCCGCCGCCTGCTGGACGGCAGCGGCTACCAGATCGCGCGCACGCCGTCGGGTTACGGCCTCGTCGCGCAGGCCGCCGCGGCGGCCGTGGACGCGCCGGCCGGGGCGACGGTGCTGCCCACCGTCCAGGTTTCGGCCAACGCCGGCGCGCTGCCGGGCGAACCGCCGCCGCCCTACGCCGGCGGTCAGGTGG
This genomic stretch from Azospirillum sp. TSH58 harbors:
- a CDS encoding CaiB/BaiF CoA-transferase family protein; the protein is MDKKRNILSGYRVLDCSIAMAGPLAAQRLGDLGADVVKVEPVTGEWQRHTAAGGITGNKVNVSFLSLNRNKRSLAVDLKNAEGKALLMELVKTADVFLQNYRPGVAKRLGVDYESLSAINPRLIYLSISGYGETGPYVQRPGQDLLLQGMSGAMLSAGREGEAPTPAGQYLVDAITGYTAFEGVLAALLHRERTGEGQLVQVNMLDAITTIQMQELSVFTVGGKPQTRSAEPHAHVYIRAPYGAFATSDGFIIVAFPPLKLLGELIGEPSFLDMEDETDSWSRRDEIFAKTRDRLTARTSAEWLELFNAAGVWAGPVYGYADLVNDPQIKHNGTFVEYDHPTEGRVKTPGFPIRFSKTPSEVERGAPLTGEHTREVLEAAGFTAEAIDRLLAAGVVAATEPEAEEEEVRACATAR
- a CDS encoding SDR family oxidoreductase, producing MNVLADSVAWITGGGSGIGEAGARALAQGGATVVLSGRREDALHRVAESIRGAGGKAETAVLDVADEAAVRRVAAAILDRHGRIDTLVASAGMNLPNRSFSTVGAEGWRRLVDVNLNGTMHAIQAVLPAMRERRSGTVIIVSSWVGRHALVLGGPGYNATKQALVTLSHSLNMEEWRNGLRSCVVMPGEVATDLLGQRPSPPPAEEMERLLQPEDLGRTIRFVAEMPPHVCVNEILISPVWNRAFFTEAPATNG
- a CDS encoding LacI family DNA-binding transcriptional regulator; this translates as MSDEGQLSLRKAESRRRSATRAVTMADVAQAAGVSTQTVSRALRDPRSVGPDTLARIEEAVRETRYVQNFAASHLASNRSMTVAAIIPTISASIFAETIQGLTDVLLPEGYQVFLGHTDYMAGREESLVRSFSGRRPDGFFIIGTRHTQETTALLKRTGVPVVESWSWTNRPVDMLVGFSNHAALMSVVDHLVGRGYRRLAFTGVMKPGDHRAKERLKGFQDAHERHFPGVTPRVVTVTSGPMVMATGVELLKLVREQHPDTDAVVFVSDVLASGALLACAGMGISVPKDLAITGFGNYDIAGQLTPGLTTIAIASRRIGTESANLLLRRMQGGEVENRTQDVGFELLVRGSA